A region of the Pseudomonas silesiensis genome:
GCGAGAAATCATGCCGATACGTCTGCTGGTTCCACACGTAGAGCACATCCGGTGCGCTGTAGTTCGGGCGTTTCCAGTGGCGGCTGGGGATCAGCACGTCGAATTTGCCGGTATTCACGTCGACCTTGTAGATATCCGCCCCCGCCACATACAGCGTGCCGTCGTCGCCACTCTGCATGATGGTCAACTGCCGTGGTGCCGGGAAGCTGCGCAGCGGCTTGGCGTCCAGGCCGGCGTCGGTGGCGTAGACGTCCAGCCTCGGCTGTTGCACTTCGTAGCGATCGTTGAGCATCAATGTCGGGTTGGCGATGGTGAACAGTTCCTTGCCGTCGTGACTGACGGTGAAGGCGAACATGGACCTGGCTTTTTCCCCCGGCTTCTGGGTAATGCTGGCGTGGAACACCTGCTTGCAGCTGTCCAGCTCGACGCCGTAGACATCGGCATAGTGGTTGTTCAGCACGTAGGCGGTCTTGCGGTCCGGCGACAACTGCACGCTGCCGGGACCAAAGGCGTCGGGCATCTTGCAGGTCTTGAACAGCGTGTCCGTGGCCAGGTCGATCACGTGCAGGTTGTTCGGGTAATTGGTGGTCACCATGTACTCGTGACCGGTTTGGAGCGCAGTGTTTTCATCCGCCAGAACGTTAAGCGAACAGGCGCTCAGGATGGCGAACGCGGCCAGGCCGCAGGCTTTGATGCTGTGCATGCTGGAATCCTTCTTCTCTGTCCGGTCATTTGTCTTTTGGAAAGACAGTCCCGAGGTTGCGCCAATTGTCGTTGGACGCCTGGGCATCCTTGTTCCAGTCCGGGTAGGTGCTCATCATGTCGGGCACCTGGGCCGGCCACCAGCAAGGGTCGGAGCAGCCATACAGGTCGGCTTCCATCGGCTGGCACAGCGACGACACGCCGCCAAAGGCGTCGATTTCCCAGCCCGGATCGGTGGTCGAGGCACAACCGGCGACGGAGCTCATCGCCACCACTTCTTCGATGCGGTTTTCGGCCGCGGCTTCATCGAGTTTCAGCGCCTTATTATTGATTGCCTTGAGATGTTTCATATCAGTGAGCCTTGCGCGGAGTGATGTAGCTGCTGATAAACGCAGGGTTGTGGGCCATGATCCGGGTGTAGACCTCGATGCCGAAGTCGACCCAGTCACGCATCAGTTCGCAGTAGTGATAGGTCGGATGGGTCGGGTCGCCGTAGCGGGCGTAGCTCTCGTGATAGCAGCCGCCGGAGCACAGGTTGCGGATCTGGCAGTCTTCGCAGCCGGTGTTGGTACGGTCCAGGCGCTGGGACAGGAAGTCGTTCAACTCGACCTGTTTCACACCGCTGTGGACGTTGCCGAAAGTCGGCAAGGATGAACCGGTAAAGCGGTGGCACAGGTTCAGCTCGCCCTTGTGATCCACGGCCAGCATCTTCAAACCGGCGCCGCACGGCAGGGCTTTCTTGTGGCCTTCGTGGATGTCGGTGATCAACTGGTGCAGGTTGGAGAACCCGATGTTGCGGTGCTCCAGCGCCGCTTCCAGGTAACGTCGGCCAAGTTTCTTCATGTTGGCGAAGACTTCGATCAGCTCGTCACTGGAAAGGTTGAAGGTGCTGATGTCCCCGGAAGTCACCGGGGCAAACCCGACTTCGGCAAACCCCAGTTCGTTGAACAGGTGATCCCAGATGGTTTCGACGTCGGTAACGCCGGTGGTCAGGGTCACCCGCGCACCGACCGGACGGCTGTTGTAGCGCGACAGCAGCATCTCGGCCTTGCGTCGCACCACGTCGTACGTCCCCTGCCCGCCCACGGTGATGCGGTTGCGGTCGTGCACGGTTTTTGGTCCGTCGATGCTGACGGAGAGCCCGAATCGGTGGGCATTGAGATAGTCCACGGTTTCTTCGGTGAGCAGCGTCGCGTTGGTGGTCATCACGAATTCGACGAACTTGCCCGCTTCGCGGAAACGCTTCTCGCAATAGTCGACCATGTACTCGATCAGCTTGCGATTGCTCAGCGGCTCGCCGCCGAAGAAGACCACGGTGAAACGCTCCTCGTCCGGGGATTCGCGCAGCAGCATTTCCACCGACGCCACTGCCGTATCGATGTCCATCTTCTTGCCGGCCGACGGCTTGTCCAGGTCTTCCTTGTAGCAGTAGGTGCAGCTCAGGTTGCAGCCGGTGTTGACGTTGAGCACCACGGTATTGATCGCCGTGCGCTCGACCCGCTTGGTGCCGATGTCGGGGGTCAGCGGCGAGCCGTCGCTGACCAGTTCCAGGGACATCAACTCGCGCAGGGTCTCGGTAATTTCTTCACCGTTGAAGCGCGCGGCCAGGCGCTGGATCAGGTCTTCCGAGGAACAGCCGGGACCGCGCAAGGTGTCGATGATGGTGCCCGTCAACTCATCGCTGGCGAACAGCGAACTGCTGGGGATGTGGAACAGCATGCGGTCGGCGTCGACGTGCACTTCGTGCAGGTTGCGTTCGACCAGATTCAAGATAGCGCCCATTGCAAACCTCCTGTGCAAACCCCGTTTGACGGGGCTTGCGGTCATTCCGAAAAGTGTCTGAAAACCGATGGAATCGGCCAACTCATGGAATGGGTGGATTGTTCCAGCGTTGCACGGTGACGATCATCTGGCCTTCGCCGGTCAGGGATTTCCCTGCGTCGTCGACAGCGGCGATCACCTTGAGGTTGCCGGCATTGTTGGTGGACATTTTGCGTTGCGGGTTCGGCCCGGCATTGCCCGGGGTGAACACGCCGCTGTCGGCCTGCATGGTGCCGGCGAACTTGACGTCTTCATCTTCCCTGGCGCGATCGTCGAAGGCTTCGACCGACCACTGCGCCGGGAACACGCCGATACGGAACGGCTTGCCATCGGTGCCCTTGCCCCAGGCTTCGGCATCGAAGCGACCCTGGACTTTCGGCGTCGAACCACCGCCGTCACCAATGCGCGCCGCCGAGAACTCGGGCACGACCTTGACTTCGGCGATCTTGCTGTAGACCGACAGGGTCGGGCCTTTCAGCGTGCCCACGGTGACGTTGCGCAGACCCGGCTGGGCCTTAGCGGCGGCCTTGAGCTTGAGCTTGATCCGTTGCGGGCTCTGCTCGAGGACTTCGACCACTGTCACACCTTTGCCAAAATCTGGCTTGCCGGTGAGACCGCTGCCGATCAGGGTGACTTCAGTCTCGGTGCCAGCCTTCAGGTAACCCGGCTGCACCGACAGCAGGCGACTGCTGCCCTGCTTGGCGGCAACGAAGTCGAGACCGCGCTCATCGTGCTCCGCTTCGAACATCCGACCCTGCATCGCGCTGCCTTGGGCGGCGAACACCTGGCGCATGGTCACGCCGTCGATGGTCACGTTGCCGCGCCATTCGTAGCCGGTGTAGAGAATCGCGCTGCCGTCGCCGTTGAACGGGCTGCCGTCGGCGTATTGGCCTTTGACGCTGACCTTGAACGTGTCTCCCGCATCGGCGGTGACGCTCATCACCCCCGCCAGCTCGCCTTTGCCCGGCAAGTGGCCACTGAAACTCCAGTCGCCCACCAATGTCTCGGCTTTCGGCGCGCCGGCTTGCCATTTTTTCCAGGCCGGGTTGTCCAGCGGATAACGCTTGGCCAACAGCGGCACCATTTCCTTGCGGGCCAGGTCGAACCAGTCGCGGTCACGGGACAGGGCCTGGTATTCCAGGGACGGCCATTGGCCGAGGTGGAAATTCACCAGACGCTCCCATTCCTGGGCCGGACGCCGTTGCAGGGCAACCCGCGCACCGGAGTGGCAGCGGCCGCACATCTGGCTGAGCTGGTCGTCGAATTTCTCGACGGTATTGAGCCGCCGCTCCAAGGCATAACGCACGCCGTCCGTTTCACTGGGTGCCAGGCCCTGGGTGTCAGCCAGGTATTTGACCAAGGTACGGCGGTCGTCATCGCTGATCTGCAATCCATGCATGACCTGCATGCGGGCAATGCTCATCAGCCAGCCTTCCGGGGACTTGCGCTGGTGACTGATGCGGCTCAGGGCGTTGTCTGCTTCAGGGGTATGACAGCCCTGACAGGTTTCCTTGAGGATGGTCTGGGCGTCGCGAGCTGCCAGGCTGTCAGGCGAATGCAGCGCCACGCAGGCCGCCACGGCCAACAGGCTGGCACTCAGGCCTGATCGGAGTTTTCTCTTCATCAACGTCGAACCTCGCACGGTGCTTTCTTATTTTTGTGGCTATCGTTTTTATGGTTTCTGCCGTCGGCGGCGAACCGCTGACGGAGGCAGGAGAAACGTCTGCGATGAGCAATACACGGAGCGTGCCAGCTTGCCGATACCCTTTTTTATCAAGTAGTTACGTGAAGACAAGGGCAGCCGGTCGCCTCTGGACGAGATCGGCAGCGTCTAATATCGCGACAGCTGTTGCACTCTGAGACAGCATAGATGCCGCCACCGGGACAGTTCATCGCCCGAGGATTGACGGCAATCCCCACCGAGCGCGAAATGGGTATTCACCGATTGCCTACAGGGGATCCAAAATGGCAAGCATCACTGTCCTGGCGGGGGACTTTCTGCAGGGTGATGGAGAGTACATGGACGGCGTTTTCACCCTCAGGACGTCGCTTCACCCGTGGCCCGGCATTACCCTGCCGCTCTCTTCATTCAAGAGCGTAGAAGTCGCCAATGAGGGGTCGATCAACAACATCAAGGATGCCATCGGCTTCGGCGTCGCCGGCGCCATGCTGCTCGGTCCCATCGGGGCCATTGCCGGTTTCATGTTGGCCGGCAAGGAAACCGAGGTGACTTTCCTGGCAACGCTCAAGGATGACAGGAAGCTGCTCGCTGCCGTGGATGGCGACACATTCGACGAGATCTACCGGAGGTTTTCCGCCTGATCGGTCAGCGTGGGCCGCACCGTTTCCCGATGGTGCGGCCTGACGCCTATTCAGATGGTATAGGTGGGATTGATGCTTTTGTGCGCCTCGATTTCCTGCCGCATGTCCGCCACCAGCGACGCGATGGCATGGGGACTGTCCAGGGTCCACAGGGGAACATGGCTCGCTACCAGATCCACTTTGCCCGTCATGCAGTCGCAGACCCGAATGGTCAGGGATTGGTCTGCCTCCATGACGCACGTGCATACGGCGGGCAACATTTTGTGTTCGATGATGCTTTGAATTTCCAGGGTTGAAAGGAACATTACTACCTCCCTCGCGCCAGATGGGGTGCCGGATGAACGGTCGGTCATTTCATCCACCGAGCCAGAAAATTCTATTCCTCAATGGTGGAGGTCTCAAGGTTGTAACAGGTTGCTCGTCGTCTCAGCCGCTGTCGCGATTTGCGACAATTTGCCCTTGCCGCCAGTCCCTCCCGTCACCTGCCTACCCTGAGTATCAAGGCTGCCAGGCCCTTTGATGCACTTGGCACAGCCATTGCGAAAGCCCTGTTCTCACGAACAACAAGAGACTTCGCCATGTCCCTCCCCCACCTGCTTCCCGCCACCTCGGCATTCATCCAGCGCGCCCCGCGCATGCTTATCGGTGGTGACTGGGTCGAGGCCGCCGACGGCCAGACCATGCCCCTGCACAACCCAGCCACCGGCGAAGTGCTGTGCGTAGTGCCACGGGCCACACCCGAGGATGTCGACCGTGCCGTGCTCGCCGCCCGCCAGGCGTTCGACGATTCGGCCTGGACCCGCACCCGGCCGCGGGAGCGACAGAACCTGTTGTGGAAACTGGCTGACCTGATGGAGCGCGACGCCGAACTGCTGGCGCAACTGGAATGCCTGAACAACGGCAAGAGCGCTGCGGTCGCCCAGGTCATGGACGTGCAGTTGTCCATCGACTTCCTGCGCTACATGGCCGGCTGGGCGACCAAGATCGAAGGCTCCAGCGTCGAAGTGTCGATGCCGTTGATGCCCAATGATCAATTCCACAGTTTCATCCGTCGCGAAGCCGTGGGCGTGGTCGGGGCCATCGTCGCCTGGAACTTCCCGCTGCTGCTGGCCTGCTGGAAACTCGGCCCGGCCCTGGCCACCGGCTGCACCGTGGTGCTCAAGCCCGCCGACGAAACCCCTTTGAGTGCATTGAAACTCGCCGAACTGGTGATGGAAGCCGGGTACCCCGCCGGCGTGTTCAACGTGGTGTCCGGCACCGGCATCACTGCGGGCTCGGCGCTGACCCACAACCCGCTGGTGGACAAGCTGACCTTCACCGGTTCCACCGCCGTGGGCAAGCAGATCGGCAAGATCGCGATGGACTCCATGACCCGGGTCACCCTGGAACTGGGTGGCAAATCACCTACCATCGTCATGGCCGATGCCGACCTCAAGAGTGCCGCCGCGGGCGCTGCCAGCGCGATTTTCTTCAATCAGGGCCAAGTCTGCTGTGCCGGGTCGAGGCTGTATGTGCAGCGCAAGCATTTCGACAATGTGGTGGCGGACATCGCCGACATTGCCAACGCCATGAAGCTCGGCAACGGCCTGGACCCGAGTGTCGAGATGGGGCCGTTGATCTCGGCGCGCCAGCAGGAGCGGGTGTACCGCTACATCGAAATGGGCCGGGAAAGTGGCGCGACCATCGCTTGCGGCGGCGAGCAGTTCGGGCCGGGGTTCTTCGTCAAGCCGACGGTGATTGTCGATGTCGATCAGAAGCACTCGCTGGTGCAGGAAGAAATCTTCGGCCCGGTGCTGGTGGCGATTCCGTTCGATGACGAAGCCGATGCGTTGCGCATGGCCAATGACAGTCCCTATGGGTTGGGGGCGAGCGTCTGGTCCAATGATCTGGCGGCGGTGCACCGGATGATTCCGCGGATCAAGTCAGGTTCGGTGTGGGTCAACTGCCACAGCGCCCTGGATCCGGCGCTGCCATTCGGCGGGTACAAGATGTCGGGGGTCGGGCGGGAAATGGGGTATGCGGCAATCGAGCATTACACCGAGTTGAAGTCGGTGTTGATCAAGCTGTGAGCTGTCCCCTGTGGGCATGGCAACGATAACGGGTTCGACTGAGTGAACGCGCGCCCCTGTAGGAGCGAGCTTGCTCGCGAAGGACGTCAACGATAACGCGTGTTTACTGGTTAAACGCGGCGCTCTTGAGACCATCGCGAGCAAGCTCGCTCCCACAGGGGACGCGTTTGTTCAGGAAGAACGCGTTATCGTTGACGTCCTTCGCCGGCAAGCCGGCTCCTGCAGGGGATCGCGTTTATTCAGGAAAAACGCGTTTCCATGGTGAATCAGAACGGCAGTTTCATGCCCGGTGGCAGTTGCATGCCCGCGGTCATGCCGGACATCTTGTCCTGGCTGTTGGCTTCGATCTTGCGCACGGCGTCATTGACGGCGGCGGCGAATACCGCCTCCAGCATTTCCTTGTCGTCTTCGCTCAGGCCTTCGACCAGGCTTGGGTCGATGGTCACGCGCTTGACGTCGTGACGACCGGTCATGACCACGGTGACCATGTCGCCGCCGGCTTTACCGGTGACTTCAGCGTTGGCCAGTTCTTCCTGCATCTTGGCCATCTTTTCCTGCATCTGCTGCGCCTGCTTCATCAGGCCGGCCATGCCACCCTTCATCATGGTAATCACCTCAAAGTACTTGGATAAAAATCGCGCCCGGCCGTTGGGGCCGAACGCCTTCAGTTATTAGCCCTGACTGACCAGGGCTTCGACAGGTTCAATAGTATCGTTACGGACCACCGCACCGAACTGCTGCATCATTTGTTGGATGAACGGGTCACCGTGGATCGACTCTTCGGCCTCGCGCTGGCGATTGGCACGACGACGGGATGCGGCCTGGGCCGGGGTTTCCTGCTCAGGCTTGATCAGCTCCATGGTCAGGGTCAGCGTACGCCCGTGATGCTGGTTCAATGCATCGTTGAGGCGACGTTGCTGGGTCGCATTGAACAGGGCGCTGTGGGCCGGGTCCAGGTGCAATAGCCAATTGTCGCCATCGACGGCGATCAAGGTGCAGTTGGCGGCGATGCTCCCGGTCATGCCGGAGATCGGCAATTTCGGGAACAGCTCCAGCCATTGCAGGGCCAGACCGGTCGCCGGCATGGCGGCCGGTTCGGGCTCGGGCTCCGGAGCCGGCTCGGCGGCATGCTCGCTGGCCAGTTCGTCCAGGTAGCTGTAGGACGAATCCATGTCCGGCTCGATGTAGTCCTCGTCCAGCGGCGGCTCGTCGTCCAGGTCCATGCCCGGTGTCGCCGCGTCGACTTCGCTCACGGAGGGTTCCGGGATCGGCGCAGCGGCCCATTCCGGGGCATCCGGCACGACGCTGTCGGGCGTCGGCAATGGCATCGGCGGTAATTCG
Encoded here:
- the peaA gene encoding quinohemoprotein amine dehydrogenase subunit alpha, with the translated sequence MKRKLRSGLSASLLAVAACVALHSPDSLAARDAQTILKETCQGCHTPEADNALSRISHQRKSPEGWLMSIARMQVMHGLQISDDDRRTLVKYLADTQGLAPSETDGVRYALERRLNTVEKFDDQLSQMCGRCHSGARVALQRRPAQEWERLVNFHLGQWPSLEYQALSRDRDWFDLARKEMVPLLAKRYPLDNPAWKKWQAGAPKAETLVGDWSFSGHLPGKGELAGVMSVTADAGDTFKVSVKGQYADGSPFNGDGSAILYTGYEWRGNVTIDGVTMRQVFAAQGSAMQGRMFEAEHDERGLDFVAAKQGSSRLLSVQPGYLKAGTETEVTLIGSGLTGKPDFGKGVTVVEVLEQSPQRIKLKLKAAAKAQPGLRNVTVGTLKGPTLSVYSKIAEVKVVPEFSAARIGDGGGSTPKVQGRFDAEAWGKGTDGKPFRIGVFPAQWSVEAFDDRAREDEDVKFAGTMQADSGVFTPGNAGPNPQRKMSTNNAGNLKVIAAVDDAGKSLTGEGQMIVTVQRWNNPPIP
- the peaD gene encoding quinohemoprotein amine dehydrogenase subunit beta, with protein sequence MHSIKACGLAAFAILSACSLNVLADENTALQTGHEYMVTTNYPNNLHVIDLATDTLFKTCKMPDAFGPGSVQLSPDRKTAYVLNNHYADVYGVELDSCKQVFHASITQKPGEKARSMFAFTVSHDGKELFTIANPTLMLNDRYEVQQPRLDVYATDAGLDAKPLRSFPAPRQLTIMQSGDDGTLYVAGADIYKVDVNTGKFDVLIPSRHWKRPNYSAPDVLYVWNQQTYRHDFSLLYTTAKFKDKKQDPATAEYLYGLFSIDLKTGKTETTDFGPLTEIYFSGMRSPKDPNLMFGVLNRLVKYDIKQKKMLQAATLDHSYYCISFNKDGSKIYLAGTFNDVAIFDPETMKQIGSIKLPGGDMAITTAQIFVR
- the qhpC gene encoding quinohemoprotein amine dehydrogenase subunit gamma — encoded protein: MKHLKAINNKALKLDEAAAENRIEEVVAMSSVAGCASTTDPGWEIDAFGGVSSLCQPMEADLYGCSDPCWWPAQVPDMMSTYPDWNKDAQASNDNWRNLGTVFPKDK
- a CDS encoding aldehyde dehydrogenase family protein, which translates into the protein MSLPHLLPATSAFIQRAPRMLIGGDWVEAADGQTMPLHNPATGEVLCVVPRATPEDVDRAVLAARQAFDDSAWTRTRPRERQNLLWKLADLMERDAELLAQLECLNNGKSAAVAQVMDVQLSIDFLRYMAGWATKIEGSSVEVSMPLMPNDQFHSFIRREAVGVVGAIVAWNFPLLLACWKLGPALATGCTVVLKPADETPLSALKLAELVMEAGYPAGVFNVVSGTGITAGSALTHNPLVDKLTFTGSTAVGKQIGKIAMDSMTRVTLELGGKSPTIVMADADLKSAAAGAASAIFFNQGQVCCAGSRLYVQRKHFDNVVADIADIANAMKLGNGLDPSVEMGPLISARQQERVYRYIEMGRESGATIACGGEQFGPGFFVKPTVIVDVDQKHSLVQEEIFGPVLVAIPFDDEADALRMANDSPYGLGASVWSNDLAAVHRMIPRIKSGSVWVNCHSALDPALPFGGYKMSGVGREMGYAAIEHYTELKSVLIKL
- a CDS encoding YbaB/EbfC family nucleoid-associated protein — protein: MMKGGMAGLMKQAQQMQEKMAKMQEELANAEVTGKAGGDMVTVVMTGRHDVKRVTIDPSLVEGLSEDDKEMLEAVFAAAVNDAVRKIEANSQDKMSGMTAGMQLPPGMKLPF
- the peaB gene encoding quinohemoprotein amine dehydrogenase maturation protein; the protein is MGAILNLVERNLHEVHVDADRMLFHIPSSSLFASDELTGTIIDTLRGPGCSSEDLIQRLAARFNGEEITETLRELMSLELVSDGSPLTPDIGTKRVERTAINTVVLNVNTGCNLSCTYCYKEDLDKPSAGKKMDIDTAVASVEMLLRESPDEERFTVVFFGGEPLSNRKLIEYMVDYCEKRFREAGKFVEFVMTTNATLLTEETVDYLNAHRFGLSVSIDGPKTVHDRNRITVGGQGTYDVVRRKAEMLLSRYNSRPVGARVTLTTGVTDVETIWDHLFNELGFAEVGFAPVTSGDISTFNLSSDELIEVFANMKKLGRRYLEAALEHRNIGFSNLHQLITDIHEGHKKALPCGAGLKMLAVDHKGELNLCHRFTGSSLPTFGNVHSGVKQVELNDFLSQRLDRTNTGCEDCQIRNLCSGGCYHESYARYGDPTHPTYHYCELMRDWVDFGIEVYTRIMAHNPAFISSYITPRKAH
- a CDS encoding DUF1652 domain-containing protein, with product MFLSTLEIQSIIEHKMLPAVCTCVMEADQSLTIRVCDCMTGKVDLVASHVPLWTLDSPHAIASLVADMRQEIEAHKSINPTYTI